The genomic region AGAAAAGCATCAAAACGAGATACATACCTAAAACTATAATGTAATTGTCCATGCGATGTTAAATTTTGATTGTTTAAATGTAAATAAAAAGTTTTATAAAATCCATAAAAAGCACTTTTTTGACGATGAAATGCACATTTTTATACATTTTTTAACGTTTAATTACAATCGGACAACTGTCGTTGATATATAGAATACGTTGTAAATTATTGATATAAAGCTGATTACATCAATACAATTTTTTGATTATAGATAGTTTGTTTTAGGGGTCGTTTTTTTATTTTAACAATAATTTTGGTAGAATTATGATGGTCTTGCAACAAAAACCGTACTTTTTTTACGGTTTTACTAGTAACTTTTGGTTAAATCTGTCATGTAAGAATCTACAATAGAGAACGTCATTCCGATTATAAGGGTTTTATTTGGGTTATTGTTTAAAAACACACCATTTTCGGGATACGTTAAAAAAATAAAATTACTGTGCGCTTTAATAAAAAGATGGTATTTTAACTGTATTGTATCATTGTATAAAACTTCGCTTGTTTAATGCCCAATATTCCTATTGAAGTACAGTTGAGCACCCTGCCGGATAGTCCTGGGGTATATCAGTTTTATGATTCGGACGATACGCTTATCTACGTGGGCAAAGCGAAAAACCTTAAAAAACGAGTGTCTTCTTACTTTACCAAAAACCATGAGTACGGTAAGACTCGTGTAATGGTCAAGAAAATACAGAGTATAAAGCATATTGTAGTGCCTACAGAGTCTGACGCACTTTTGCTTGAGAACAATCTCATCAAAAAATACCAGCCCAGGTACAATGTTCTTATGAAAGACGACAAATCTTACCCTTGGATCTGTATAAAGAACGAACGATTTCCCAGAATTTTCCCGACCCGAAAGTTGATAAAGGACGGCTCCGAATACTACGGCCCATATACCAGTATGAAAACAGTAAGGACTTTACTGGATTTGATCAAAAGTGTCTACCCTTTGCGTACTTGTAATTATGACCTTTCCAAAGAAAAGATTGAAACCGGAAAATACAAAGTATGCCTAGAGTACCATTTGGGAAATTGCAAGGGCCCTTGTGAAGGGCATCAACCAGTAGAGGACTATCATCAGCAAATCGATGATATACGCGAAATTATCAAAGGCAATTTTAAATCATCATTACATTATTTTAAACACCAAATGAAGGCTTTGGCCGCCGAAATGCAATTTGAGGAAGCACAGCGCATAAAGGATAAGATACAGGTACTGGAAAATTATCAGGTAAAGTCGATGATAGTGAATCCCAAAATCAACAATGTAGATGTGTTTACCATTGTTTCGGACGATGCTTTTGCCTATGTTAATTTTCTGCAACTTTCCCATGGTTCTATAATCAGGTCCCATACCATGGAGATAAAAAAGAAATTGAATGAGGATAAAAAAGATTTATTGGAACTTGCCATTGTAGAGATACGACAGCGCTTCAACTCACAGTCTAAAGAGTTGTATTTACCATTTCCCGTGGCAGTGGAACCTCATCTGAAAGTGACCTTTCCCAAACTGGGAGACAAGAAAAGAATTTTGGACCTGTCCGAACGTAATGCGAAATTCTTTAGGCAAGAACGTTTTAAGCAAATCAAGATCATTGATCCCGATAGGCATACCAAACGGATCATGGGTCAAATGAAAACCGATTTAAGACTTTCTGAGGAACCTACACATATAGAGTGTTTTGACAACAGTAACATACAAGGTACAAACCCCGTTGCGGCATGTGTGGTCTTCAAGAACGGAAAGCCCTCAAAAAAAGAGTACAGGCATTACAACATCAAGACCGTTGAAGGTCCGGATGATTTTGCCTCTATGGAAGAAGTGGTCTTTAGGCGGTATAAACGCCTTTTGGCAGAAGGTGAACCCCTGCCACAGCTTATCGTGATTGACGGCGGAAAAGGTCAGTTGTCATCGGCACTGAAAAGTTTGGAAGTTTTGGGCCTACGGGGTAAAATAGCCATCATAGGTATTGCTAAACGGCTAGAGGAGATTTATTTTCCGGATGACCCTATTCCTTTGTATTTGGACAAAAAATCAGAATCCCTCAAAATTATACAACAATTGCGCAACGAAGCCCATAGGTTTGGCATAACCTTTCATAGAAAAAAAAGAAGTAAAGCGGCCATTAACTCAGAACTTGAGAGGATAGAAGGCGTTGGCGAAAAAACCGCACAGGAATTGTTGAAGCAGTTCAAATCGGTAAAACGAATAAAGGAAGCTTCGATAGAAAATTTGGCAAATACCGTTGGTATGGCAAAAGCCAAAAAAATTTATGAAACGTTTCATTGAAAATACAGACCAATAGCCCGTATGCGACAAATACCAATTTTAATAGTAACGTTTTTGCTTTCGACCTTTTGCTTCTCGCAACATTTAGAATATGTTGGGGAGAAAGGTGAAGTAAAGGTAGGCTTGGTGTTGAGCGGCGGCGGGGCAAAAGGTCTGGCACATATCGGTGCCTTGAAAATCATAGAGGATGCCGGGGTAAAGATAGATTATATCGGAGGCACCAGTATGGGAGCCATAGTCGGGGCCTTATATGCTTCCGGATACTCCGCAAAAGAATTGGACTCCATTTTTAGGAGCATAAACTTTACGGAGCTGATACAGGATAATCTCCCCAGAAGCGCAAAAACCTTTTATGAAAAAGATGATTCAGAAAGGTATGCGCTTACATTGCCTTTCGAGAATTTTAAAATCTCCTTTCCATCGGCTATTTCGGGAGGGCAGAATATTTATAATGAACTGGTACGTCTTTTATATCATGTAAAAGATGTTAGGGATTTTAAAGAGCTACCGATTCCGTTTTTTTGTATTGCCACCAACATAGAGACCGGCGAGGAAGTACTATTGAATAAGGGTTACTTGCCAGAGGCCATACTGGCCAGCGGTACTTTTCCTTCACTTTTTGAACCAACGGAAATTGAGGGCAAAATACTTATAGATGGGGGTGTTGTGAACAATTATCCTGTAGAGGAGGTCAAAGATCTAGGAGCAAATTTTATTATAGGTGTAGATGTTCAGCACGGTCTTTCCGAACGTGGGGCTTTAATGTCCGCCACGGAGATTCTTCTTCAGATAAACAATTACCGAACGGTGAACGACATGGTAGAAAAGGTTGCCCAAACCGATATTTACATAAAACCAGATATAGAAAAATACTCTGTTATCGACTTTGATCTGGGTAACGAAATCGTAAAAAGTGGAGAAGTGGCCGGGGAAAACAAATTTGATGAACTAAAGCAATTGGCCATGTGCCAAAAGGGAAAAACAACAACCACCCTGCCCATAAACCCAAAAGACACCATCATTGTTAACCGACTCATAATCAGAGGAAACAATAATTACACAAGAGGCTATGTAAAAGGAAAACTTCGATTTAAATTGGCTGAAAAAATAACCTTTGAAAAACTTCAACAAGGTATTGGCAACCTTTCGGCTACGGGAAATTTTCAAACGATTCGGTATGAATTGGTTTCAAACGAATTGGGGGTCGACCTTATCTTGAAGTTAAAGGAAAACCCTACCAAGGCATACATACGTTTGGGTGCGCACTATGATGATTTATATAAGAGTGCAGCACTTATAAACCTTACCAAAAAGAATTTGTTCTTCAAAGACGATGTTATATCGTTTGATTTTATAGCCGGGGACAATATCAGGTACAACTTTCAGTATTATTTGGATAAGGGTAGTTATTGGAGTTTTGGCGTAAATTCAAGGTTTAACGATTTTGAGCGGCAGATAGATTTTGATGTGATCACTTCCAATTTTGATGTGCCCGCAAACCCCAATGTAAATACGGTGAGTATTGATGTTGATGATATTACGAACCAAGTGTATCTTCAAACGGTGTTACGGGAAGAATTTGCTTTTACATTGGGCGTTGAGCATAAATTATTAAAATACAGCACAAAGACCTTGGCCGATTTGGAAGATGATACGTCTAATTTAGCACTGTTTACCAATAGCGAAGGAAGAACATTTTTTGAAAACAGCAACTATTTCAGTGCCTATGGTCAGCTTGTTCTTGACACGTATGACGATAAGTACTTTCCGTCCAGGGGATTATATTTTAATGGCGATTTTCATTTTTATATACTTTCTTCGGATTTCAATAATAACTTTAAGGAGTTTTCGGTTTCCAAAGCAAGATTGGGGACGGCCTTCCCCATAACCAAAAATGTATCTTTAAATATAGAGACCGAAGGCGGGTTTAAGTTGGGTACTTCCAACGTTACTTCATTTGATTTTGTTCTAGGGGGCTATGGTAATGATTTCATTAATAATTTTATTCCTTTTTTTGGGTACGACTTTATTTCATTGCCAGGTAATGCATATGTAAAAACCTATGCTAGGTTAGATTATGAGTTTTTGCCCAAGAACCACCTGACTTTTGCAGCAAATTATGCCAATGTAGACGATGATATCTTCAGGACGGGCGAATGGTTTACCGCTCCCGATTTTTCCGGATATGCCATAGGGTATGGTTGGGAATCTTTTTTAGGGCCGGTGCAAATCAACTATTCATGGTCACCCGAGGTATCGGAGAACAACGTCTTCATTAGTGTAGGATATTGGTTTTAAATATATGGTCTTCAATATTTTTCCGATATTTGTACCATGCACGATAAAATCAACATAACCGCACATCTTAGGGCTATGTGGTAAGTAAACGAAATTATCTTTTCTTTCCCGTAGGAACGGGACATCTTCATACTAAAAGTGCATTAGAGGGAATTTTGTTCCCGTTATATAAATTTATCAAATAATAATAGCCATGGCAGCTGAAATAAAAAATCTGAAAGATTTAAAAAACACCGAATACTCGCTTAAAAAGCTTTTTAAGGAGGCCGAGGATTTTCTCCCACTTTTGGGAACGGACTATGTTGAACTTTATGTGGGCAATGCAAAGCAATCAGCACATTTTTACAAGACGGCGTTCGGTTTTCAATCCGAAGCATATGCAGGCTTGGAAACCGGTCTTACCGACAGGGTTTCCTATGTGCTGAAACAAGACAAAATACGATTGGTGTTGACAACTCCTCTCCAAAAAGGAGGAGAACTCAATAAACATATCAATGAACATGGCGATGGTGTAAAAGTGGTAGCGTTATGGGTTGATGATGCTACGAAATCTTTTGAAGAAACCACAAAAAGAGGGGCAAAACCGTACTTGGAACCAACAAAAGAAGAGGATGAAAACGGATACGTAATTCGTTCCGGAGTATACACATATGGTGAAACCGTACATATTTTCGTAGAGCGCAAAAACTATAACGGGGTATTTTTACCGGGATACCGCAAATGGGAATCCCATTACAATCCGGAACCGGTAGGATTGAAATTTATTGATCATATGGTCGGTAATGTGGGTTGGGGCGAGATGAACCAATGGTGTAAATTTTACGGTGAGGTCATGGGGTTTGCCCAAATAGTATCTTTTGTTGACGATGATATTGCTACTGAATATACCGCTCTTATGAGTAAGGTAATGAGTAACGGTAACGGCAGGGTGAAATTTCCTATTAATGAGCCTGCCAAAGGTAAAAAGAAATCACAGATAGAAGAATATCTGGACTTTTATAACGGTCCCGGTGTGCAACATATGGCATTGGCTACCGATGACATTGTGGCTACGGTCTCGGCCATGCGTGAAAGGGGCGTCGAATTTTTATATGTTCCCGGGGAATACTATGATGATCTATTGGACAGGGTAGGTGATATTGATGAAGATGTTGAGGTACTTAAAAAGCATGGTATACTTATAGATAGGGATGAAGAGGGATACCTGTTACAGATTTTCACGAAAACCATTGTAGATCGCCCAACGTTGTTTATCGAAATTATTCAAAGAAAGGGAGCCCAGTCATTTGGGGTCGGTAATTTTAAGGCACTTTTTGAAGCTATTGAACGTGAACAAGCGGCGAGGGGAACACTGTAAACCATAATTTTTTAACGATCTCCTGAGTTTTTTTAAGACTCTCCGAGAATTCTGTTAAAGCAATAGTTAAAGTAAGTTAAAACTGACGTAGCATTAAAACTATATGCTAAATTTGTCCTCATAAGGGGTGGTTCCCTTATAACTTTAAGTATTGGTTTTTCATAATTTAAAGTTTGGTTGGTTATTTAGGAAAAGCCCGGTGTATACACCGGGCTTTTTTTGTACAGCAATCCCAAAAGCAGGAACTGAAACCATGAAACAAAGGGTATATGGCAGTCTAATTTAACGGCATATTTTGATGGGCACAATACTTTGGAATAAATTTTGTTTAAGTTATTGTTATGAATACGACTGATACTACGCTTTTAGTATTTTTACGGTAATATAATAGCTATGAAGAAAATTATACTCATACTTTTTTTAAGCATAGGGCTTTTCGCATCAGGGCAGAACAAGGATTCTTCTTTTAAGGTGGGCGAATGGCTTAAGTTTAGGATACACTATGGTATTTTTAACGCCAGCTATGCGACCTTACATTTAAAATCGGACAAGGTTCAAGGCGTTCCCGTGTATCATGTGGTAGGCAGGGGAAAAACTACTGGTTTGGCCAGTGTTTTTTTTAAGGTAGACGATACATACGAGAGTTATTTTGGAAAAAAAGATGGGAAACCGTATAAATTTGTTCGTAAAATTGATGAGGGCGGGTATACAAAAGATATGGAAATCGATTTTTATCACGATAAGGACAAAGCGATATTAAAGGATAAAAAGAACGATAAAAAGTTTGACTTTAAAATCAACCACGATATACAGGATCTTCTTTCCGCATTTTATTTTTTACGCAACAATTATAGGGCTGAGGATTTAAGCGAAGGCGATGAGATTAAATTGGACATGCTTTTTGACGACGATGGCGTGTTCAAATTTAAACTTAAGTATATGGGAACCGAGATTTTGAAAACAAAGTACGGTAAGGTAGAATGTCTCAAGTTTAGACCTTTCGTACAATCGGGCAGGGTGTTCAAAGAAAAGGAAAGTTTATCTTTGTGGGTGTCCAATGATTTGAACAAGATACCCATACGTATAAAAGCAGATTTGGCTGTGGGTTCTATCAAGGCGGATTTGGACGGTTATAACGGACTAAAAAACCAGTTCAAGATAATAATGGATTAAACCCTGTAATGAAGGACGAACTCACCCAATCCCAAATAAACAAACTAAAAGAAAAATATAAAGATTCCGGTCAAGATTTAAATTCGTATCTAGACGGGCTGCTTTATCAACGTTACCTTACCTATTGGGATTATATTCATTTAGATACGCTATTGAGTATACAGGTGCCCCGAACCCATTTTCCCGATGAGGAAATCTTTATCATGTACCATCAGATTACCGAGCTATATTTTAAACTCATATTGCATGAGCAAAAACAATTGGTAGACGATAAAACACAAGACGTTGATTTTTTTGTTGAAAGGGTAAACCGTATCAATAGCTACTACAAAGTTTTGATATCTTCTTTTGGTATCATGATAAAGGGTATGGAACGTGAACAATTTCTTCAATACCGAATGGCCTTGTTGCCGGCAAGTGGTTTTCAGTCCGCACAATACCGAATGATTGAGGTCTACGCCACCCCATTGGAAAACCTTGTGCACCATACCGAGAGGGAATCGTTTTCCGATAAAAACGACATCGAGGAACTTTATGAACATATATACTGGAAAAAAGGGGCTACCGATATTGAAACGGGCAAAAAAACACTTACCCTTAAACAATTTGAATATAGATATACGCCAAGATTGATACGTATAGCCAAACAATTGAAAGGCAGTACCATATACCATAAATATTTAACATTGCCTGTCGATAAAAAAGATAATAAAGAGCTTTTGGATGCGTTAAAGACCATGGATATGAATGCCAACGTAAATTGGCCCTTAATGCACATGGGGTCGGCTTACCGATATTTGGGAAAAGAGAATGCAGAGGTAGATGCAACGGGCGGGACCAACTGGAAACAATATTTGCCCCCCAGCTTTCAAAAAGTAGTTTTTTTTCCCGAAATATATTCAAAAGAAGAGTTAAATAATTGG from Costertonia aggregata harbors:
- the uvrC gene encoding excinuclease ABC subunit UvrC; translated protein: MPNIPIEVQLSTLPDSPGVYQFYDSDDTLIYVGKAKNLKKRVSSYFTKNHEYGKTRVMVKKIQSIKHIVVPTESDALLLENNLIKKYQPRYNVLMKDDKSYPWICIKNERFPRIFPTRKLIKDGSEYYGPYTSMKTVRTLLDLIKSVYPLRTCNYDLSKEKIETGKYKVCLEYHLGNCKGPCEGHQPVEDYHQQIDDIREIIKGNFKSSLHYFKHQMKALAAEMQFEEAQRIKDKIQVLENYQVKSMIVNPKINNVDVFTIVSDDAFAYVNFLQLSHGSIIRSHTMEIKKKLNEDKKDLLELAIVEIRQRFNSQSKELYLPFPVAVEPHLKVTFPKLGDKKRILDLSERNAKFFRQERFKQIKIIDPDRHTKRIMGQMKTDLRLSEEPTHIECFDNSNIQGTNPVAACVVFKNGKPSKKEYRHYNIKTVEGPDDFASMEEVVFRRYKRLLAEGEPLPQLIVIDGGKGQLSSALKSLEVLGLRGKIAIIGIAKRLEEIYFPDDPIPLYLDKKSESLKIIQQLRNEAHRFGITFHRKKRSKAAINSELERIEGVGEKTAQELLKQFKSVKRIKEASIENLANTVGMAKAKKIYETFH
- a CDS encoding patatin-like phospholipase family protein, with the protein product MRQIPILIVTFLLSTFCFSQHLEYVGEKGEVKVGLVLSGGGAKGLAHIGALKIIEDAGVKIDYIGGTSMGAIVGALYASGYSAKELDSIFRSINFTELIQDNLPRSAKTFYEKDDSERYALTLPFENFKISFPSAISGGQNIYNELVRLLYHVKDVRDFKELPIPFFCIATNIETGEEVLLNKGYLPEAILASGTFPSLFEPTEIEGKILIDGGVVNNYPVEEVKDLGANFIIGVDVQHGLSERGALMSATEILLQINNYRTVNDMVEKVAQTDIYIKPDIEKYSVIDFDLGNEIVKSGEVAGENKFDELKQLAMCQKGKTTTTLPINPKDTIIVNRLIIRGNNNYTRGYVKGKLRFKLAEKITFEKLQQGIGNLSATGNFQTIRYELVSNELGVDLILKLKENPTKAYIRLGAHYDDLYKSAALINLTKKNLFFKDDVISFDFIAGDNIRYNFQYYLDKGSYWSFGVNSRFNDFERQIDFDVITSNFDVPANPNVNTVSIDVDDITNQVYLQTVLREEFAFTLGVEHKLLKYSTKTLADLEDDTSNLALFTNSEGRTFFENSNYFSAYGQLVLDTYDDKYFPSRGLYFNGDFHFYILSSDFNNNFKEFSVSKARLGTAFPITKNVSLNIETEGGFKLGTSNVTSFDFVLGGYGNDFINNFIPFFGYDFISLPGNAYVKTYARLDYEFLPKNHLTFAANYANVDDDIFRTGEWFTAPDFSGYAIGYGWESFLGPVQINYSWSPEVSENNVFISVGYWF
- the hppD gene encoding 4-hydroxyphenylpyruvate dioxygenase, coding for MAAEIKNLKDLKNTEYSLKKLFKEAEDFLPLLGTDYVELYVGNAKQSAHFYKTAFGFQSEAYAGLETGLTDRVSYVLKQDKIRLVLTTPLQKGGELNKHINEHGDGVKVVALWVDDATKSFEETTKRGAKPYLEPTKEEDENGYVIRSGVYTYGETVHIFVERKNYNGVFLPGYRKWESHYNPEPVGLKFIDHMVGNVGWGEMNQWCKFYGEVMGFAQIVSFVDDDIATEYTALMSKVMSNGNGRVKFPINEPAKGKKKSQIEEYLDFYNGPGVQHMALATDDIVATVSAMRERGVEFLYVPGEYYDDLLDRVGDIDEDVEVLKKHGILIDRDEEGYLLQIFTKTIVDRPTLFIEIIQRKGAQSFGVGNFKALFEAIEREQAARGTL
- a CDS encoding DUF3108 domain-containing protein produces the protein MKKIILILFLSIGLFASGQNKDSSFKVGEWLKFRIHYGIFNASYATLHLKSDKVQGVPVYHVVGRGKTTGLASVFFKVDDTYESYFGKKDGKPYKFVRKIDEGGYTKDMEIDFYHDKDKAILKDKKNDKKFDFKINHDIQDLLSAFYFLRNNYRAEDLSEGDEIKLDMLFDDDGVFKFKLKYMGTEILKTKYGKVECLKFRPFVQSGRVFKEKESLSLWVSNDLNKIPIRIKADLAVGSIKADLDGYNGLKNQFKIIMD
- a CDS encoding tryptophan 2,3-dioxygenase family protein, with the translated sequence MKDELTQSQINKLKEKYKDSGQDLNSYLDGLLYQRYLTYWDYIHLDTLLSIQVPRTHFPDEEIFIMYHQITELYFKLILHEQKQLVDDKTQDVDFFVERVNRINSYYKVLISSFGIMIKGMEREQFLQYRMALLPASGFQSAQYRMIEVYATPLENLVHHTERESFSDKNDIEELYEHIYWKKGATDIETGKKTLTLKQFEYRYTPRLIRIAKQLKGSTIYHKYLTLPVDKKDNKELLDALKTMDMNANVNWPLMHMGSAYRYLGKENAEVDATGGTNWKQYLPPSFQKVVFFPEIYSKEELNNWGKQWVDHIFNPEKSKIR